One region of Candidatus Saccharibacteria bacterium genomic DNA includes:
- a CDS encoding membrane protein insertase YidC: MFTEFVVQPIFNLLVLIYALIPGHNFGLAIILFTVVIRLLMWPLVKKQLRQTKITRQLQPELKRIKKEAKGDRQLEGRMMMELYKERGVNPFGMFPTLIVQMVVLIGLYIGLIKVIKDPNQIVQFAYAPFQHLPWMQHLAENIKAFDNSLFGIVDLSKAAVSKTGIYFPALLLVFLSAGIQFLTSRQLMPSDKEARKLRHILRAAGEGQQADQAEVSAAVGRGMVYVIPFMVFFFTINLAAALSLYWFVGGLVAYLQQRRALNDDADRLVEAAESADDKIPTKKAKPSQDNKPVRTTKNGSKVTISSTPEAVVATSTKQIRSKASKKAKKKRR; encoded by the coding sequence ATGTTTACTGAGTTCGTTGTTCAACCAATCTTTAATTTGCTCGTACTCATCTACGCGCTTATACCTGGGCACAATTTTGGTTTGGCAATTATTTTGTTTACCGTTGTCATCCGGCTTCTTATGTGGCCGCTTGTCAAAAAACAACTGCGTCAAACTAAAATTACGCGCCAACTTCAACCAGAACTAAAGCGGATTAAGAAAGAGGCTAAAGGCGACCGCCAACTTGAAGGCCGCATGATGATGGAGTTGTACAAAGAACGCGGTGTTAACCCGTTTGGTATGTTCCCAACACTTATTGTGCAAATGGTTGTACTAATCGGCCTCTATATTGGGCTAATTAAGGTCATTAAAGACCCCAACCAAATCGTACAGTTCGCCTATGCACCATTTCAGCATCTACCATGGATGCAGCATCTCGCAGAAAACATCAAAGCATTTGACAACTCACTCTTTGGGATAGTTGACCTTTCGAAAGCTGCTGTCAGCAAAACGGGCATATATTTCCCGGCGCTGCTCTTGGTGTTCCTCAGTGCCGGTATCCAGTTCCTGACGAGTCGCCAGCTAATGCCGTCGGACAAAGAGGCGCGAAAGCTGCGGCACATACTCAGGGCTGCCGGTGAAGGACAGCAGGCCGATCAGGCCGAGGTGAGCGCTGCCGTCGGGCGTGGCATGGTGTACGTTATTCCATTTATGGTATTTTTCTTTACGATTAACCTTGCAGCCGCACTCAGCCTTTACTGGTTTGTTGGCGGGCTGGTTGCGTACTTGCAACAGCGTAGAGCACTTAACGACGACGCCGACCGGCTTGTTGAAGCGGCCGAGTCAGCTGATGATAAAATTCCAACCAAAAAAGCGAAGCCCAGCCAAGACAATAAACCGGTTCGTACCACAAAAAACGGCAGTAAGGTCACCATATCCTCAACCCCTGAAGCAGTAGTCGCAACCTCAACAAAACAAATACGCAGCAAGGCCTCCAAAAAAGCTAAAAAGAAACGGAGGTGA
- a CDS encoding glycosyltransferase family 4 protein, with the protein MKKKRVYIDGEVLVMPHFSGIGHYCLELFRALDAQLTDYPNLDVRMFVHFPHIDKARSYDFKNIKLIKSPFSLRISNGLKIRGKQPPLDLIFGPELYVFPNYSSWPLLFSKSVPFIYDLSFEKYPEFAEPRNQAFLSDQVKKSAKRASHIATISKNSKKEISMFYNTPLDHIGVYYPAVNTEVFHKRTNKEIKKVKNKYGILGQYILFVGNIEPRKNLKNLLLAYEKLDVSTRKNHPLLLVGAKGWQDGEIVEIIARLKSAGNTILRPSGYVNDADLPAIYSGASLFVYPSIYEGFGIPPIEAMACGVPVISSDNSSLPEAVGDAAKMVSAESVSELADAINVVLSSSSLQKDMISEGFKQVRRFSWPREAKKMIETLQNIVIS; encoded by the coding sequence ATGAAAAAGAAAAGAGTATATATAGACGGCGAAGTCCTCGTAATGCCTCATTTTAGTGGGATTGGTCATTATTGTTTAGAACTATTCCGAGCACTAGATGCCCAGCTAACAGATTACCCTAATCTTGATGTCCGCATGTTCGTTCATTTTCCGCACATAGACAAGGCACGTAGCTATGATTTTAAAAATATTAAGTTAATCAAGTCTCCATTCTCATTGAGAATATCTAATGGTTTAAAAATTAGAGGAAAACAGCCACCCCTTGACCTTATATTTGGCCCTGAGCTATATGTTTTTCCTAACTATTCCTCGTGGCCTCTATTATTTTCAAAGTCTGTTCCTTTCATCTATGATCTATCTTTTGAAAAGTACCCAGAATTTGCAGAACCACGCAACCAGGCATTTTTATCAGACCAAGTTAAGAAATCTGCCAAAAGAGCCTCCCACATTGCTACGATTTCGAAAAATAGCAAAAAAGAAATTAGCATGTTTTATAATACGCCCCTTGACCATATTGGGGTATACTATCCTGCCGTTAACACTGAAGTCTTTCATAAACGCACTAATAAAGAGATTAAAAAAGTAAAAAATAAATATGGAATATTAGGACAATATATATTATTTGTAGGCAACATCGAGCCTCGGAAAAATCTTAAAAATCTTCTCCTTGCATATGAAAAGCTAGATGTAAGCACACGTAAGAACCACCCCTTACTCTTAGTTGGTGCAAAAGGATGGCAAGACGGTGAAATAGTTGAAATTATAGCAAGGCTAAAGAGTGCGGGTAACACTATTCTGCGCCCCTCTGGCTATGTTAATGACGCCGACTTACCAGCAATATACAGCGGAGCAAGTCTTTTCGTCTACCCAAGTATTTACGAAGGGTTCGGTATACCCCCTATCGAAGCGATGGCCTGCGGGGTTCCGGTGATATCTTCTGATAACTCTTCCTTGCCTGAAGCAGTAGGGGATGCCGCGAAAATGGTGAGTGCTGAGTCGGTAAGTGAATTAGCCGATGCCATTAATGTAGTTTTGTCGAGCAGTTCTTTGCAGAAAGATATGATTTCAGAGGGCTTCAAACAAGTACGTAGATTTAGCTGGCCACGTGAGGCGAAAAAAATGATAGAAACACTTCAGAATATAGTTATCTCATAA
- a CDS encoding glycosyltransferase family 4 protein → MRIVIDARELRTTTGRYVERLLHYLQQLDTHNDYTVLLKPTDMSGWQPISERFTPLACPHKEFTFAEQTGLLRQINELHPDLVHFPMVQQPVLYGGLVVTTMNDLTTTRFRNPSKNVVVFWLKQRVYVWVNKRVARRSKALISYTHFVQQDVAAFAGISPDKFTVVPLAADAILDSPETVPELSDTQYVMYTGKPMPHKNLGRLIDAFVLLQKVHPELRLVLVGKKDGNYARHEERVRAEGIRNVVFTGFVSEGQLRWLYENCAAYVVPSLSEGFGLPGLEAMMHGAPVVSSNATCLPEVYGDAAIYFDPLDVADMGTKISPVIDNEALRSNLILRGSAQAKKYSWRRTAEQTLAVYEKALKR, encoded by the coding sequence ATGAGAATCGTCATAGATGCGCGTGAGTTGCGTACCACAACTGGGCGTTACGTTGAGCGCCTGCTCCATTATTTGCAGCAGCTAGACACTCACAACGACTACACGGTGCTACTCAAACCAACTGATATGAGTGGCTGGCAACCAATCAGTGAGCGTTTTACGCCGCTAGCATGCCCGCACAAAGAATTCACGTTTGCCGAGCAGACCGGTTTGTTGCGACAAATTAACGAGCTGCATCCTGACCTGGTTCATTTCCCCATGGTTCAGCAGCCAGTGTTGTATGGTGGTCTAGTTGTTACGACAATGAACGATTTAACGACCACGCGTTTTCGCAATCCTTCAAAAAATGTAGTTGTTTTTTGGCTGAAACAACGTGTGTACGTATGGGTGAATAAGCGCGTCGCGCGTCGCTCAAAGGCACTTATCTCTTATACACATTTTGTGCAACAAGATGTGGCTGCCTTTGCAGGAATATCCCCCGACAAATTTACTGTTGTTCCGCTTGCGGCCGATGCTATCTTGGATAGCCCCGAGACCGTTCCTGAGCTTAGTGATACGCAGTACGTTATGTACACAGGAAAACCCATGCCACATAAAAATTTGGGGAGGTTGATTGACGCGTTTGTGTTGCTGCAAAAAGTCCACCCAGAGCTGCGCCTCGTGCTGGTCGGGAAGAAAGATGGCAACTATGCTCGACATGAAGAGCGGGTAAGGGCAGAGGGTATTCGTAATGTTGTGTTTACTGGTTTTGTGAGTGAGGGGCAGCTGCGGTGGTTGTACGAAAACTGCGCCGCCTACGTTGTTCCTAGCTTGTCTGAAGGCTTCGGGCTGCCTGGGCTAGAGGCAATGATGCACGGTGCGCCAGTCGTCAGCAGCAATGCAACATGTTTGCCGGAGGTGTACGGCGACGCAGCGATCTATTTCGACCCGCTAGACGTCGCAGATATGGGCACAAAAATTAGTCCTGTAATAGATAATGAAGCGCTACGAAGCAATTTAATTTTGCGCGGCAGCGCACAAGCCAAAAAATATTCTTGGCGCCGCACCGCCGAACAAACCCTTGCCGTGTATGAAAAAGCCCTGAAGCGATAA
- a CDS encoding SGNH/GDSL hydrolase family protein, which produces MKRYYSAAVCLSLLLFLGGFVSAVSPSRPEWLSNTEPLITKTKELPANTEPLSTSVDCTILPPSSGYPAPRCGYKTPIGTLATGDQELIDGPNGAYRYEVNPGGFVQPSVPNHPELIFTRYYTASGATIALGTYNPSALNYINNNLGTYYTYKGLFSYAVRPLANNTVLASISGDLAYSNNGQWFSAVAGSRGLVRFDINNKKLKYLAWDIETYAPSVDNFTKTNNTAITDDGRYLAIAFTKTENDGTKHPVLRVYDTESCRDQYDLNDALVAHNDCEYKDLWSGQYRTGNTRGLRDVLPTAEYPRRIRFLDKNTLTFDTVYDRTSTTSFKVARYSVTMPKETPREYVGLLGMGDSYISGEGATGTFFAGTDTKQNKCHVSYYSYPYRIGAKQFPYGRSVACSGAKMLDVTMAAGDPEINPETRISKESEYLGQDDKTWQDRLDNEKELIFKSFSPGYAQQTIFAREYKPRTVLLSVGGNDIAFAKILTTCVAGDIAGTCYQYYEDRVQLMQQILGQYDRLVKTYKSVSTESGGARVYVVGYPQIFKEGGNCGANVHFNAAEVKFGAQLIIYLNSVIKRAAAEAGVYYVDTESALNGYRLCEAPKDSAGVNGLTAGDDKGVTMQAHAAGKTYSHTLGIANESYHPTIFGHKLLAQKVLSSTTNLTAPMPAPRANNKPSLDYTSALLKNVVHAPEQQRHTEAIKWSDGGVKVLQKDSKYTTNIPKGVLKQGAPVKGVLRSEPVTLFEGAYDENTAITFEVPSDPLVGFHTFDVYGIAADGTPVDLREVVFVAEEAEDFDGDGVKNNQEACQLVSSSGVDVDGDRVDDACDGELRGVAVVADLIPDLPPESPISFDSTEDNNESNQQGIIALFVPPQVNSPEENNSSQTKKDSGALPSNTPTSPPNNQLATAMRIAGSLPPNYGYALTPYRAPTSTEDSTTQPEPMVLSGTTKMPAKLTKTADSTTTKSKSALAYALAGFVAAGLVLLLVVLRRQKT; this is translated from the coding sequence ATGAAGCGTTATTACTCGGCGGCAGTCTGTCTCAGCTTACTTCTTTTTTTGGGTGGTTTTGTGTCCGCTGTGTCACCAAGTCGTCCAGAGTGGCTTAGTAACACCGAGCCACTTATTACAAAAACCAAAGAGCTCCCAGCAAACACTGAGCCACTGAGTACGAGCGTAGATTGCACGATTTTGCCGCCCTCAAGCGGCTATCCAGCCCCACGATGTGGGTACAAGACCCCCATAGGCACCCTTGCAACCGGCGACCAAGAACTTATTGATGGGCCAAACGGCGCGTACCGATACGAAGTTAACCCCGGTGGTTTTGTTCAGCCTAGCGTCCCCAATCACCCCGAGCTGATATTTACGAGATATTATACGGCTTCGGGCGCAACGATAGCCCTCGGAACGTACAATCCGAGCGCCCTAAATTATATTAACAATAACCTCGGGACATACTACACGTATAAAGGGCTGTTTTCTTATGCCGTAAGACCACTGGCTAATAACACAGTCCTGGCATCGATTAGCGGCGATTTGGCGTATTCCAATAACGGCCAATGGTTCTCTGCAGTGGCGGGGAGTCGTGGGCTTGTGCGATTTGATATCAACAACAAAAAGCTCAAATATCTGGCCTGGGATATTGAAACGTACGCGCCTTCCGTAGATAACTTTACGAAAACGAACAACACTGCCATTACAGATGATGGGAGATATTTAGCAATTGCGTTTACAAAAACCGAAAATGACGGAACAAAACACCCAGTACTACGGGTCTACGATACAGAAAGTTGCCGTGACCAATATGATCTCAACGACGCGCTTGTTGCGCATAATGACTGTGAGTATAAAGATCTGTGGAGTGGCCAGTATCGCACCGGGAATACCCGTGGCCTTCGTGATGTCTTACCGACGGCCGAGTACCCCCGCCGCATTCGGTTTTTAGACAAAAACACACTCACCTTTGACACCGTTTATGACCGCACGAGTACGACAAGTTTTAAAGTGGCCCGCTACAGCGTAACCATGCCCAAAGAAACCCCGCGAGAATACGTAGGGCTTTTGGGTATGGGTGACTCGTATATTTCAGGCGAAGGTGCAACCGGCACATTTTTTGCCGGCACCGACACGAAGCAAAACAAATGCCACGTCTCCTACTACTCTTACCCCTACCGCATTGGAGCAAAACAATTTCCTTACGGTCGCTCCGTCGCTTGCTCTGGGGCAAAAATGCTTGACGTGACAATGGCCGCGGGGGACCCCGAAATAAACCCGGAAACTCGTATAAGTAAAGAAAGTGAGTATTTGGGTCAAGACGATAAAACCTGGCAGGATAGGCTGGACAACGAAAAAGAACTAATATTTAAAAGCTTTTCTCCTGGTTACGCCCAACAAACTATCTTCGCTCGCGAATACAAACCTCGCACCGTTCTCCTCTCCGTCGGAGGCAATGACATCGCATTTGCAAAGATTCTAACTACCTGTGTTGCCGGTGATATTGCCGGTACGTGCTACCAGTATTACGAAGACCGCGTTCAGCTTATGCAGCAAATACTTGGCCAATATGACCGTTTGGTAAAAACATACAAAAGCGTTAGCACAGAGAGTGGCGGTGCGCGCGTGTACGTGGTAGGCTATCCCCAAATCTTTAAGGAGGGCGGAAATTGCGGCGCAAATGTGCACTTCAACGCTGCAGAGGTTAAGTTTGGAGCGCAGCTTATAATCTACCTAAACTCTGTTATTAAACGGGCTGCGGCAGAAGCTGGCGTGTACTATGTCGACACAGAAAGCGCCCTGAATGGATATCGTCTTTGTGAGGCTCCCAAAGACTCGGCGGGTGTAAATGGCCTAACTGCTGGTGACGATAAAGGGGTGACAATGCAGGCTCATGCTGCCGGGAAAACATATTCACATACGCTAGGTATTGCTAACGAAAGCTATCACCCCACGATATTTGGCCACAAACTGCTCGCGCAGAAAGTACTCTCGAGCACAACCAACCTTACCGCACCTATGCCAGCACCTCGCGCCAATAACAAACCAAGCCTGGACTATACGAGCGCGCTCCTTAAAAACGTTGTGCACGCACCTGAGCAGCAACGCCACACTGAAGCGATCAAGTGGTCGGACGGTGGCGTAAAAGTTCTACAAAAAGATAGTAAGTACACAACCAATATTCCGAAAGGGGTACTTAAACAAGGAGCTCCAGTCAAGGGAGTTCTGCGTTCGGAGCCAGTTACACTATTTGAGGGGGCGTATGATGAAAACACCGCCATAACCTTTGAAGTCCCAAGCGATCCGTTGGTCGGATTTCATACGTTTGATGTGTACGGTATCGCCGCAGACGGCACGCCTGTAGATTTGCGAGAAGTAGTTTTTGTGGCAGAAGAGGCAGAAGATTTTGACGGCGATGGTGTAAAAAACAACCAGGAAGCTTGCCAGCTCGTTAGCTCGTCAGGAGTCGATGTAGACGGAGATAGAGTTGACGATGCCTGTGACGGAGAACTACGCGGTGTAGCGGTTGTTGCAGATCTTATACCCGACCTTCCGCCAGAGAGCCCGATTTCATTTGACTCTACCGAAGACAATAACGAATCAAACCAGCAGGGTATTATTGCGCTTTTCGTACCACCCCAAGTAAATAGCCCAGAGGAAAATAACTCATCCCAGACAAAAAAGGACAGCGGGGCCCTACCGTCAAACACCCCAACTAGTCCACCGAATAACCAGCTTGCCACTGCAATGCGTATAGCCGGAAGTCTGCCGCCAAACTACGGATATGCCTTGACTCCTTATCGTGCTCCGACATCGACCGAGGACAGCACTACCCAACCTGAACCCATGGTACTGAGTGGCACCACTAAAATGCCCGCCAAGCTGACAAAAACAGCAGACAGCACAACCACAAAAAGTAAATCCGCGCTTGCATATGCTTTGGCCGGTTTTGTTGCCGCCGGGCTGGTTTTATTACTCGTGGTCTTGCGCCGCCAAAAAACATAG
- a CDS encoding ABC transporter permease, which produces MKPFIERYRYPAILLRELVRTDFKIRYKGSVLGYVWTVLKPLALFAIMYVIFIHFLKFGADEPHFAVALLLGIVLWNYFTEVTMNGMSAIVGKGDLMRKLSFPRYVIVIAGSFSALINLAINLVIVGVLIAVNGVELAPRAVLIIPVAIELFVLSLSVAFFLAALYVKLRDANYIWELLLQVGFYATPILYPISLIAKYSQDAAKVALLNPLAQIIQDARYALIAPSTTTTWQAFGGGAYAYIPPTIVVLLLILAVTYFKRQSPSFAENV; this is translated from the coding sequence ATGAAGCCTTTTATCGAACGGTACCGTTACCCCGCTATCTTATTGCGTGAGCTTGTGAGGACCGACTTCAAGATTCGCTACAAAGGATCTGTTTTAGGCTACGTGTGGACGGTACTGAAACCACTCGCGCTTTTTGCGATTATGTACGTCATCTTCATACATTTTTTGAAGTTTGGTGCCGATGAGCCGCATTTCGCAGTCGCCCTGTTGCTGGGTATTGTTCTTTGGAACTATTTCACTGAAGTAACTATGAACGGCATGTCCGCAATCGTCGGGAAGGGAGACCTTATGCGAAAACTTTCATTCCCGCGCTACGTCATCGTCATCGCAGGTTCATTCTCTGCTCTTATAAACCTCGCCATTAACCTTGTCATAGTTGGAGTACTCATCGCGGTGAATGGTGTAGAGTTGGCGCCTCGAGCAGTCCTAATTATCCCCGTTGCAATCGAGCTGTTTGTTCTCTCTCTGTCAGTAGCGTTTTTCTTGGCCGCGTTATATGTAAAACTGCGTGACGCAAACTACATTTGGGAGCTTCTACTACAGGTTGGTTTTTATGCAACGCCAATCCTCTATCCGATTTCACTTATAGCCAAGTACTCCCAGGACGCAGCAAAAGTTGCGCTGCTTAATCCACTCGCTCAAATTATTCAGGATGCAAGGTATGCTCTCATAGCACCATCAACAACCACGACGTGGCAAGCCTTCGGCGGTGGCGCCTATGCTTATATACCGCCTACCATCGTCGTACTACTACTAATACTTGCGGTCACGTACTTTAAGCGGCAGTCACCTAGTTTTGCGGAGAATGTTTGA
- a CDS encoding KH domain-containing protein has translation MNEDVEAAIQYAKKYLEDILSFFGLNTDVYATTEDNEVIELNIPSTHLNGFLIGQRGETMRSMQFLVSSALKNQNFAMCRVNVDVAEYKKQRADRLASAAEDWVKHVQETGEPYEVKPMNAADRRTVHRVASEAGLVSDSVGEGRDRHIVISPAA, from the coding sequence ATGAACGAAGATGTTGAAGCAGCAATTCAGTACGCAAAAAAATACCTAGAGGATATACTTTCATTTTTTGGGCTAAATACTGACGTCTATGCCACTACCGAGGACAATGAAGTAATTGAATTGAACATTCCCTCTACGCACCTCAACGGCTTCTTGATTGGTCAACGCGGAGAGACCATGCGCTCCATGCAGTTTCTTGTCAGTAGCGCTCTCAAGAACCAAAACTTTGCCATGTGCCGTGTCAATGTCGACGTAGCCGAGTACAAAAAACAACGTGCCGATCGGCTAGCGAGCGCTGCCGAAGACTGGGTCAAGCATGTGCAAGAAACCGGTGAGCCCTACGAAGTAAAGCCGATGAATGCCGCTGACCGTCGTACTGTACACAGGGTCGCTTCAGAGGCCGGACTGGTGAGTGATTCAGTTGGCGAAGGCCGCGACCGCCACATCGTCATTAGCCCCGCAGCGTAG
- a CDS encoding GDP-mannose 4,6-dehydratase: protein MSKVIVTGANGFVGNHLVLELAQAGYEVIGVGGPRVPGMKDPEGLTHYIVADLNNPEEVSQIDFTGVTGLIHLAGMAAVGPSFDDPLTYVSVNVGLQVHLFEEAAKQGAKPKFVVISSGALYDPNASLPLTEESHVLPSSPYAVSKIGQEQMGLYYHLRGFEVVIARPFNHIGPGQNLGFIVPDLTKQVIDVERGETDRVLAGNMDAKRDYTDVRDIARAYRLMLEHGRTGETYNICSGTSYSGQEMLDLILTAADSHAVVENDPTRMRPSDTPDIYGSHEKLTADTGWQPEIPLEVTLADVVADWRSRD from the coding sequence ATGAGTAAAGTTATCGTTACCGGAGCGAACGGGTTTGTGGGCAACCATCTCGTACTGGAACTGGCGCAAGCTGGCTATGAGGTTATTGGTGTTGGCGGTCCACGCGTTCCGGGCATGAAAGATCCTGAGGGTCTTACGCACTACATAGTGGCGGACCTAAACAACCCAGAAGAGGTAAGTCAGATAGACTTTACTGGCGTAACTGGCCTCATTCACCTTGCTGGCATGGCAGCGGTTGGTCCATCCTTTGACGACCCGCTTACCTACGTTTCGGTCAACGTCGGGCTTCAGGTGCATTTATTCGAAGAGGCTGCGAAGCAGGGTGCAAAACCGAAATTTGTCGTTATCAGCAGCGGTGCGCTGTATGACCCGAACGCTTCTCTGCCACTCACAGAAGAGTCTCACGTACTCCCGTCGTCACCTTACGCCGTCAGTAAGATTGGTCAGGAGCAAATGGGTCTTTACTACCATTTGCGCGGGTTTGAGGTGGTCATCGCTCGCCCATTCAACCATATTGGCCCAGGGCAGAACCTAGGCTTCATCGTACCTGACCTGACCAAGCAAGTGATTGACGTGGAGCGTGGTGAGACCGATAGAGTCTTGGCTGGGAACATGGATGCAAAACGGGACTACACAGATGTACGAGATATCGCACGAGCTTATAGGCTCATGTTGGAACATGGTAGAACCGGCGAGACATACAACATTTGTTCCGGTACTAGCTACAGCGGACAGGAAATGCTTGACCTGATTCTTACGGCTGCCGATTCACATGCGGTCGTAGAGAATGACCCTACGCGCATGCGTCCCTCTGATACGCCCGACATTTACGGTAGCCACGAAAAACTAACTGCCGATACCGGCTGGCAGCCAGAAATCCCTCTGGAAGTCACCCTCGCCGACGTTGTCGCCGATTGGCGCAGCCGAGACTAG
- a CDS encoding methyltransferase domain-containing protein, whose translation MSVKTKLGYPVKLLKHIYQLPHMAKRTEDAQTAMGNRIDELERLSREANERIVSILNTISVLPNLDSRILGLQHRLDVEKHLTKSRAPETIESVNNTVSDNHEFDYFYKLFEDKFRGSEEDIKERISEHLPLFLSLSPITKKLPIIDIGCGRGELLSLLKDNKLKAVGVDMNASMVQRAKKLGYDAVENDALSFLLEQKSSSLAAITGFHIVEHIPFEALLKIFEQCYRTVSPQGFVLFETPNPQAVTVGANTFYLDPSHQKPIPPQLLAFMLESVGFKPEIVPLHRVRPEVNHQDKIIAEMYETLYGHGDYAVIARKVI comes from the coding sequence ATGTCGGTAAAAACAAAGCTTGGCTACCCGGTTAAACTATTGAAGCATATATATCAATTACCCCATATGGCTAAGCGGACAGAGGATGCGCAAACAGCTATGGGGAATCGTATTGATGAGCTAGAGAGATTGTCACGGGAAGCCAATGAACGGATCGTGTCGATTTTGAATACGATAAGTGTCTTACCCAACTTAGATTCTAGAATTCTTGGTCTGCAGCATCGTTTAGATGTCGAGAAGCATTTAACGAAATCGAGAGCTCCAGAAACAATAGAAAGCGTCAACAATACTGTATCAGACAACCATGAGTTTGATTATTTTTATAAATTATTTGAGGATAAATTTAGAGGTTCAGAAGAAGATATAAAAGAGAGAATTTCTGAGCACCTACCACTTTTTCTTTCTTTGTCGCCGATAACAAAAAAATTACCAATCATTGATATCGGTTGCGGGAGAGGAGAATTACTCAGTTTACTAAAAGACAATAAACTCAAAGCTGTTGGCGTAGATATGAACGCAAGCATGGTACAAAGAGCGAAGAAGTTAGGTTACGATGCAGTTGAAAATGATGCTTTAAGTTTTCTACTGGAGCAAAAAAGTTCATCCCTAGCCGCAATAACAGGTTTTCATATAGTAGAACACATTCCTTTTGAGGCACTGCTAAAAATATTTGAGCAGTGCTACAGAACAGTATCACCCCAAGGATTTGTATTATTTGAAACCCCCAACCCTCAGGCAGTCACGGTGGGTGCGAATACCTTCTATCTTGATCCTTCCCACCAAAAGCCAATTCCACCCCAACTCCTTGCTTTTATGCTTGAGAGTGTCGGCTTCAAGCCTGAGATAGTGCCCTTGCATCGTGTACGTCCAGAGGTAAATCATCAAGACAAAATTATTGCCGAGATGTACGAGACTTTATACGGCCATGGAGACTACGCAGTAATAGCCCGTAAGGTTATTTAA
- a CDS encoding GDP-mannose 4,6-dehydratase translates to MAKKALLTGMAGQDGGHLAKLLHEKGYEVYGVVRGQMEASHPRYQKLKAEMPYAELVMADLLDLSALTRAVQSIKPDEVYNLAAISHVGYSFRDPILTCDVTGKGVLNVLEAIRLSGLENTTRFYQASTSEMFGGLDYNRPGKGYDEDSVFHPRSPYGVAKLYGHWITKNYRESYGMHASCGILFNHEGERRGPEFVTRKISLSVARIKQGTQEYLELGNLDSKRDWGYAGDYVEGMWRMLQQDKPDDYVLATGQTHTIRDFCELAFAEVGMNLTWRGEGEKTEGVDEEGLVRVKVNPEFYRPAEVDILLGNPTKAETVLGWKRAVDFPGLVTLMVEHDLELESD, encoded by the coding sequence ATGGCGAAGAAAGCGCTTTTAACGGGCATGGCCGGGCAAGACGGCGGACATCTTGCAAAATTACTACACGAAAAAGGCTACGAAGTATACGGAGTTGTTCGCGGCCAAATGGAGGCAAGCCATCCACGCTACCAAAAGCTAAAAGCAGAAATGCCATATGCCGAGCTTGTCATGGCCGACTTGCTTGATCTTTCTGCGCTGACTCGTGCGGTTCAGAGTATTAAACCAGACGAAGTGTATAACCTTGCGGCCATCAGTCACGTAGGCTACTCATTCCGCGACCCAATTCTTACGTGTGACGTGACGGGCAAAGGTGTTCTAAATGTGCTTGAAGCAATCCGTCTAAGTGGTCTCGAAAACACAACACGCTTTTATCAGGCTTCTACTTCTGAAATGTTTGGCGGTCTTGACTATAACCGCCCGGGCAAAGGGTATGACGAAGACTCAGTCTTTCATCCACGTAGCCCTTATGGTGTCGCAAAGCTTTATGGTCACTGGATTACTAAAAACTATCGTGAAAGTTACGGCATGCATGCAAGTTGTGGCATACTTTTCAACCACGAAGGCGAACGCCGTGGACCCGAGTTTGTAACGCGCAAAATCAGCCTGTCGGTTGCACGGATCAAGCAGGGTACCCAAGAATATTTGGAGCTTGGCAATCTCGATAGTAAGCGTGATTGGGGATATGCCGGTGACTACGTTGAGGGTATGTGGCGCATGCTCCAACAGGATAAGCCGGACGATTATGTACTTGCGACCGGTCAGACCCATACAATCCGCGATTTTTGTGAACTGGCATTTGCCGAAGTTGGCATGAATCTCACCTGGAGAGGTGAGGGCGAAAAAACAGAAGGTGTTGACGAGGAAGGTCTGGTACGCGTAAAAGTAAACCCAGAATTTTACCGTCCCGCTGAGGTGGACATCTTACTTGGCAACCCAACCAAAGCCGAAACCGTCCTTGGCTGGAAGCGCGCCGTCGACTTTCCCGGCCTTGTAACGCTTATGGTTGAGCATGACCTAGAACTCGAATCCGACTGA